The following proteins are co-located in the Candidatus Zixiibacteriota bacterium genome:
- a CDS encoding DUF2225 domain-containing protein, with protein sequence MSTDSPFFLSKVECPICKTINEFETVKMGAFVEEGRDTDFCPQEIKWRFPKYQSYNPLAFFVATCSNCYYSREFNNSFKEWKRDNNFRTYRLKVTKEVHLDQLATSDSVVKRLGEAIDMSRYPNETAIMKLFLAIFDEQTSDHHAKLDIGRFYLRIGWVFRGLQSFENPFQASLQGMLADLKSRYEAVWGAVDQSRKAIGTFGQYADALFDTEDITADLKSQLLPFKEKFESSCGSVGESLSTSQKQLQELGNVIKDFRSISVGNEADETAATFGEFGSFIQFLADLKKNWDGIVTSELEALQKAVTYYRAAYMDGREIAQGNQQIQAGYLIAELSRRIGDHKTSKEFFNSTIKAGQEYVYQNRNDKSRTALARKILELAIEQGKLNMEAIKSA encoded by the coding sequence ATGTCTACGGACAGCCCTTTCTTTCTATCCAAAGTGGAATGCCCAATCTGCAAGACGATCAATGAATTTGAGACCGTCAAAATGGGTGCCTTCGTAGAAGAAGGACGCGATACTGACTTCTGTCCACAGGAGATCAAGTGGCGTTTTCCAAAGTACCAATCCTACAATCCACTCGCATTCTTTGTGGCAACCTGCAGCAATTGTTACTATTCCCGCGAGTTTAACAATTCGTTCAAAGAGTGGAAACGCGACAACAACTTCCGCACCTATCGTCTGAAAGTTACCAAGGAGGTTCATCTGGATCAATTGGCGACATCGGATTCGGTGGTCAAACGTCTTGGCGAGGCCATCGACATGAGCCGTTATCCCAATGAAACCGCCATAATGAAGCTATTTCTGGCCATATTTGACGAACAAACATCGGATCATCACGCCAAACTTGACATCGGAAGATTCTACCTCCGTATCGGCTGGGTCTTCAGAGGATTACAGTCATTTGAGAACCCATTTCAGGCTTCTCTGCAAGGAATGCTTGCGGATTTGAAATCGCGCTATGAGGCGGTTTGGGGAGCGGTAGATCAATCGCGCAAAGCCATTGGTACTTTTGGTCAATATGCCGATGCTCTGTTCGATACCGAGGATATCACGGCCGATCTCAAATCACAACTTCTTCCCTTCAAGGAAAAATTCGAGTCAAGCTGTGGAAGTGTCGGAGAATCACTTTCGACAAGCCAGAAGCAACTACAGGAACTTGGTAACGTCATTAAGGACTTTCGTTCGATCAGCGTCGGAAACGAAGCCGACGAGACCGCAGCTACCTTTGGCGAGTTCGGCTCTTTTATCCAATTCCTGGCTGACCTCAAAAAGAACTGGGACGGCATTGTAACCAGCGAACTGGAAGCGCTACAGAAGGCAGTTACATACTACCGTGCGGCATACATGGACGGTCGCGAGATCGCCCAGGGTAATCAACAGATCCAGGCTGGGTACCTGATCGCAGAACTGTCGCGTCGCATCGGCGATCACAAGACTTCCAAAGAGTTCTTCAACTCGACCATCAAGGCTGGACAAGAGTATGTCTACCAGAACCGCAACGACAAGTCCCGAACGGCTCTGGCACGAAAGATCCTCGAACTAGCCATTGAGCAGGGGAAACTGAACATGGAAGCCATCAAGTCAGCGTGA
- a CDS encoding flagellar brake protein — protein MTVEYALKQSTEPLKLWEKIEIVVGEGPSAGHYAARIEDFQEHGVVVTPPELVSGNTLLSSGCICLVMLTRDDAVYKFSTRIRTVETLNHRLYVLDPPQNVRRVQRRQYVRIDLWEKTRFAIVEKYAENKEGESDLQWDDGIIIDFSAGGVLLRSSDEIAVGAILTLSLDFLSEPNLPQIIAAVCRRSFTRDGLAMAGIEFLRRDLLDRVCNSAQLKRLPEAVRSFDKVAQNRLVTYVFKREVELRGKGLL, from the coding sequence ATGACCGTGGAATATGCTCTTAAACAATCAACCGAGCCGCTCAAACTCTGGGAAAAGATCGAGATCGTCGTGGGTGAAGGTCCCAGCGCTGGTCACTATGCCGCCCGCATAGAGGATTTCCAGGAGCACGGAGTCGTGGTTACTCCGCCCGAGCTTGTGTCCGGTAACACACTGCTGAGCAGCGGTTGCATCTGTCTGGTTATGCTGACCCGCGACGACGCCGTATACAAGTTCAGTACCCGGATCAGGACAGTCGAAACACTGAATCATAGACTCTATGTTCTGGACCCTCCGCAAAATGTCCGGCGTGTTCAGAGACGCCAGTATGTCCGCATTGATCTCTGGGAAAAAACACGCTTCGCCATTGTGGAGAAATACGCGGAGAATAAGGAAGGCGAGTCCGATCTTCAATGGGATGATGGGATCATTATCGACTTCAGTGCTGGTGGTGTATTGCTCAGGAGCAGTGATGAAATCGCGGTAGGAGCCATTCTGACCCTCTCCCTTGATTTCCTCAGCGAGCCAAATCTGCCCCAGATCATCGCGGCCGTGTGCCGAAGATCTTTTACCAGAGATGGATTGGCAATGGCTGGTATTGAGTTTCTGCGCCGCGACTTACTGGATCGAGTCTGCAACTCGGCCCAATTGAAAAGGCTACCCGAGGCTGTTCGGTCTTTTGATAAAGTAGCTCAGAACAGACTCGTCACCTACGTCTTCAAGCGTGAAGTAGAACTACGCGGTAAGGGGTTACTGTGA
- a CDS encoding PilZ domain-containing protein — MSIEIVKNLGESGPDQISITQLDISSLIGHKIVLFSDQFPNRPLDSRVIAATRHTVAIDRSGGSGLVNNLVNNQRLTVRMEYKGETIAIRGTLKRIDGGRCQVLFDDTVQPLFRRRYPRIFHCCSVKLAPLRIQTFSREQLARLRWMMTETINLSGGGTLLSLSANLEKPVYLLLNIGCSNISFPALLLGQVCHCKQKAVGQFDIGIEFLPREDQERLFSSTIINQLPPILSAYDDVRRALLSRRIVAWMHDENH, encoded by the coding sequence GTGAGTATCGAGATCGTCAAAAATCTTGGTGAGTCCGGGCCAGATCAGATCAGTATTACCCAATTGGACATATCTTCTCTGATCGGCCACAAAATCGTTCTCTTCTCAGACCAGTTTCCCAACCGACCTCTGGACAGTCGGGTGATCGCCGCTACGCGCCATACAGTGGCGATTGATCGCAGCGGTGGGAGTGGCTTGGTCAACAACCTCGTCAACAACCAGAGACTGACAGTCAGGATGGAATACAAAGGTGAGACGATCGCTATCCGTGGTACGCTCAAACGGATAGATGGAGGACGTTGTCAGGTACTCTTCGATGATACCGTACAGCCGTTATTCCGTCGTCGTTATCCCCGAATATTCCACTGTTGTTCGGTGAAGCTGGCTCCATTGAGGATTCAGACGTTTTCGCGCGAGCAACTTGCGCGCCTGCGTTGGATGATGACCGAGACAATCAATCTGTCCGGCGGGGGAACCCTCCTTAGTCTGTCTGCAAACCTGGAAAAGCCAGTCTACCTCCTTCTGAACATAGGCTGTAGCAATATTTCGTTTCCCGCTTTGCTGCTGGGCCAAGTCTGCCATTGCAAACAAAAGGCTGTCGGACAATTCGACATTGGTATTGAATTTCTTCCCCGTGAAGACCAGGAACGCTTGTTCTCGTCAACGATAATCAACCAGTTACCGCCAATCCTGTCGGCCTATGACGATGTGAGGCGAGCACTGTTGAGCAGAAGAATAGTAGCATGGATGCATGATGAAAACCATTGA
- a CDS encoding PilZ domain-containing protein: MNDTPRTRFINDVEVTDKTWQVRKPFRVSQENQRSYIRLEISTPMTLRKVRDMFGNFWPTQEDYHIDGEILNISPGGVLADLNQPVNENDVVALRFSLQDVETIDSILGLVKRVDQDDDTYLAGIQFISREQLEDRLSEVEIELLSDSLNGFDNRVDEVIKRYLVNEGGINRE, from the coding sequence ATGAATGACACGCCAAGAACTCGGTTTATCAACGACGTTGAAGTCACGGACAAAACATGGCAAGTCCGTAAACCCTTCAGGGTCAGTCAGGAGAACCAGCGCAGTTACATAAGGCTGGAGATTTCAACCCCTATGACGCTTCGGAAAGTACGTGACATGTTCGGCAATTTCTGGCCGACACAGGAGGATTACCACATTGATGGTGAGATTCTAAACATTTCCCCGGGGGGTGTTCTCGCTGACCTCAACCAACCCGTGAACGAAAACGACGTCGTTGCTCTCCGCTTTAGTCTTCAAGACGTGGAGACAATCGACAGCATTCTTGGACTCGTCAAACGGGTTGATCAGGATGATGATACATACCTAGCCGGGATCCAGTTCATCAGCCGGGAACAGTTGGAAGATCGTCTGTCCGAAGTAGAAATTGAGTTGCTGTCGGATAGTCTGAACGGTTTCGACAACCGCGTGGATGAAGTCATCAAGCGTTACCTTGTGAACGAAGGTGGGATCAACCGTGAGTAG